A single genomic interval of Anser cygnoides isolate HZ-2024a breed goose chromosome 7, Taihu_goose_T2T_genome, whole genome shotgun sequence harbors:
- the PPRC1 gene encoding LOW QUALITY PROTEIN: peroxisome proliferator-activated receptor gamma coactivator-related protein 1 (The sequence of the model RefSeq protein was modified relative to this genomic sequence to represent the inferred CDS: deleted 1 base in 1 codon), whose protein sequence is MAALRGGAVPAAAGAGTGSCGGSAGAVPRGPAPGGAPRPAPFRAGSPLQCFSFDEDDLNLTSLDAETILEAEEILGTMQNYLDSSVISIIEDLSLSEQSKACLDAQNELSLLTAITEILDSTDDETLSPFDTIMDAELLTSPRERENPSFQKFLSLSRPALECESPALEQPKGLRPPSRSGSVSLSGKPDVELPWERVAHGLEEPAAPKKQTCSTPRAERKQGRLRAREQPLPQRSDGEEEEEEAASSPELDSSMEAAEFCVSGAEVMPEEHEDPCIINTGDVSLSELVKSMHPYCLPTFTVCLDPETEPVAKELLSGPVLLEIVPGEGESVEIPVVLQPLAPSFPGLEPQLLGAEDTGESIPEHREELPGDPEQENGVKEEKEPRQEPSYRAPESKSPAEAVAVGGKREGCEKGRGRERARKSRKKKAEEGPSEEPRPGRDCVAHRLRSGRPRRAARPSPQVSDFLARQLERAKKEGQMELHAERAPRPRGRPRGTAGASLPKKEHPAPQKEPQPETASVEPEKGETVEPLEKISEEPRAVPQPSLEDRDEGKGTAQPGGEVAEAASPLPEQGTGTEPPQSLPAAEPSESLPKEAKPKALSLREYRMRMLHRQPSPGGKKEGEKQAASKWPSVPEPPTELADIPCLVSPARPATDTAGAQKSPEKPGSPLAVPPPASKPPVAPAPAPAPASAPLPPASAPPAPASAPLPPATPMPFVAPPVPPAAGAAPPGMPPASAGAYALYPPVPSWPCFGPQPVGCHGLPPPPSAGAPGAFHMVPGIPPPPMAWPPPALPPPPPFGPYGPPVGWAPPSYWPGIPIPPPVPPLAYGDPGATLQGAAPAAFPAAGPPGTALLHGQPPVAPTPSCLEPPAFPVQPPPGAETGAVGGQPRPAASRVSDPRRQARLAGESPLPKAPPAPAPAQPQAAPSAAAAQPGRVPPAAPAPHAAAPTQPSEEPAAAAPQPAKPPPAVTLSPTEVSAAAGPAAGSPGTHPTEEAKGAAEKTPAEPPGRKPPSQAAALPPKPPAARLSRHQPLVSPAQPSDSSKDIVRAFISEIGIEATDLSSLLEQFEKSEAKKEEAPAQPPEDRRPAGSSGSETQPERKPPDGLQASELANVAGLTPPATPPHQLWKPLPAVSLLAKTKSPVSVPQEGSQRTAKLTKAKPLPQSKLPGRIPVPTPSHVCSGDHDYCIPGTARPESSSSSSAGTQPPATESGSRWNVKHHRDITIKPISSLTKRTLDQPKAAPAPATAGGPSQEPPGAASLAPLDYRTSVPSKATAGCSSPPTSVLLSPAASPCRDQEVRPPSAQPSRAAAKRSLRCYRRPRDSPSPSAGSWRAGRSRASRSFSSSSDGASESSSSSSSSSSRSRSRSLSPPHKRWRRYRSRCSHSSSSRSSCGSCGRSRDRSSSSSSSSSYSSRSPTRRQSRSRSPSPRRRSNRRRRYSYDAQDHYQRQRILQKERAIEERRVVFIGKIPSRMTRSELRHRFSVFGDIEECTLHFRSEGDNYGFVTYRYAEEAFAAIESGHKLRRPDEQPFDLCFGGRRQFCRRNYADLDSNREDFDPAPVKSKFDSLDFDTLLRQAQRSLRR, encoded by the exons atggcggcgctgcggggcggaGCGGTGCccgccgcggccggggccgggaccgggagctgcgggggctcggcgggggccGTCCCGCGGGGGCCGGCTCCCGGCGGCGCCCCTCGCCCGGCTCCCTTCCGCGCCGGCAGCCCCCTGCAG TGCTTCTCCTTCGACGAGGACGACCTGAACTTGACGTCGCTGGACGCAGAAACCATCCTGGAGGCCGAGGAGATCCTGGGGACGATGCAGAACTACCTCGACTCCTCCGTTATCTCCATCATCGAGGACCTCTCCCTGAGCGAG CAGAGCAAGGCCTGCCTGGACGCGCAGAACGAGCTGTCCCTGCTGACGGCCATCACGGAGATCCTGGACAGCACGGACGACGAGACCCTGTCCCCCTTCGACACCATCATGGACGCGGAGCTGCTCACCTCGCCTCGGGAGCGGGAGAATCCCTCG TTTCAGAAGTTTCTCAGCTTGTCCCGGCCGGCCCTCGAGTGCGAGAGCCCTGCCCTGGAGCAGCCCAAGGGGCTCCGGCCTCCGAGCCGCAGCGGCAGCGTGTCCTTGTCTGGCAAG CCTGACGTGGAGCTGCCGTGGGAGCGCGTGGCTCACGGCCTGGAGGAGCCGGCGGCGCCGAAGAAGCAAACCTGCAGCACCCCGAGGGCGGAGAGGAAGCAGGGCCGGCTGCGGGCCCGCGAGCAGCCCCTGCCGCAGCGCAGCgacggggaggaggaggaggaggaggcggcctCCAGCCCGGAGCTGGACAGCAGCATGGAGGCCGCGGAGTTCTGCGTGAGCGGGGCCGAGGTGATGCCGGAGGAGCACGAGGACCCCTGCATCATCAACACGGGCGACGTGTCCCTGAGCGAGCTGGTGAAATCCATGCACCCCTACTGCCTGCCCACCTTCACCGTCTGCCTGGACCCCGAGACTGAGCCCGTGGCCAAGGAGCTCCTGAGCGGTCCCGTCCTGCTGGAAATCGTGCCTGGCGAGGGGGAGAGCGTGGAGATCCCCgtggtgctgcagcccctggcccccAGCTTCCCCGGCCTggagccccagctgctgggcgCAGAGGACACCGGGGAGTCGATCCCGGAGCATCGggaggagctgccaggagatCCAGAGCAGGAAAACGGggtgaaggaggagaaggagcccAGGCAGGAGCCCTCCTACCGTGCCCCAGAGAGCAAGTCCCCAGCGGAGGCCGTGGCGGTGGGTGGCAAGCGCGAGGGCTGCGAGAAGGGGCGCGGACGCGAGAGAGCGAGGAAGAGTCGGAAAAAGAAAGCGGAGGAAGGGCCGAGCGAGGAGCCCCGGCCGGGCAGGGACTGCGTAGCCCACCGGCTGCGCTCGGGGCGGCCGAGGCGGGCGGCGCGTCCCTCCCCGCAGGTCTCGGACTTCCTGGCGCGGCAGCTGGAGCGAGCCAAGAAGGAGGGCCAGATGGAGCTGCACGCCGAGCGGGCGCCGCGGCCacgcggccggccccggggcacGGCAGGGGCCTCCCTGCCCAAGAAGGAGCACCCTGCGCCACAGAAGGAGCCACAGCCAGAAACGGCGAGCGTGGAGCCGGAGAAGGGTGAAACCGTGGAGCCTTTGGAGAAGATTTCGGAGGAGCCCCGAGCGGTGCCGCAGCCCAGCCTGGAGGACCGGGATGAGGGCAAGGGGACGGCGCAGCCAGGCGGCGAGGTGGCGGAGGCTGCCTCTCCGCTGCCggagcagggcacggggacggaGCCCCCCCAGAGCCTGCCGGCGGCAGAGCCAAGCGAGAGCCTGCCCAAAGAAGCCAAGCCCAAGGCCCTGAGCCTGCGGGAGTACCGCATGCGCATGCTGCACCGCCAGCCCAGCCCGGGCGGCAAGAAGGAGGGCGAGAAGCAGGCAGCCAGCAAGTGGCCCAGTGTCCCCGAGCCTCCGACGGAGCTGGCGGACATCCCCTGCCTGGTGTCCCCCGCGCGCCCGGCCACCGATACCGCCGGTGCTCAGAAGAGCCCGGAGAAACCCGGCAGCCCCCTCGCtgtgcctcctcctgccagcaaACCTCCCGTTGCCCCGGCTCCAGCTCCGGCACCGGCCTCGGCCCCGCTGCCTCCAGCCTCAGCACCGCCGGCACCGGCCTCGGCCCCGCTGCCTCCGGCCACGCCGATGCCTTTCGTCGcg ccccctgtgccccctgctgccggggcggccccccccgggatgCCGCCAGCCTCTGCGGGTGCTTACGCCCTTTATCCGCCAGTGCCTTCCTGGCCCTGCTTCGGCCCGCAGCCCGTGGGCTGCCACGGTTTGCCCCCGCCGCCCAGCGCCGGCGCCCCTGGCGCTTTCCACATGGTGCCTGGCATCCCGCCTCCACCGATGGCCTGGCCCCCGCCGGCACTGCCGCCCCCGCCGCCTTTTGGCCCCTACGGCCCCCCGGTGGGCTGGGCCCCCCCATCCTACTGGCCAGGTATCCCCATACCGCCTCCAGTGCCTCCCCTGGCATACGGGGACCCCGGAGCCACCCTGCAGGGCGCTGCACCCGCCGCTTTCCCGGCTGccggcccccccggcacggccctCCTGCACGGGCAGCCTCCGGTGGCCCCCACACCCAGCTGCCTGGAGCCGCCGGCCTTCCCCGTGCAGCCCCCGCCGGGCGCCGAGACGGGGGCTGTGGGCGGGCAGCCCAGGCCGGCTGCCAGCAGGGTGTCGGACCCCAGGAGGCAGGCACGGCTGGCGGGGGagagccccctccccaaggcccccccggctccagcccctgcccagccccaggcagctccGTCAGCTGCCGCTGCCCAGCCCGGCAGGGTCCCTCCTGCGGCGCCGGCACCGCACGCGGCTGCTCCCACCCAGCCCTCAGAGGAGCCCGctgccgcagccccccagccagCAAAGCCCCCCCCGGCTGTCACCCTGAGCCCTACGGAGGTGTCGGCCGCCGCTGGCCCTGCTGCGGGGTCCCCTGGCACGCACCCCACGGAGGAGGCCAAGGGGGCTGCGGAGAAGACCCCTGCGGAGCCGCCCGGCCGCAAGCCCCCCTCCCAGGCTGCGGCCCTGCCGCCCAAGCCGCCTGCCGCACGGCTCTCGAGGCACCAGCCGCTCGTCAGCCCGGCGCAGCCCAGCGACAGCAGCAAGGACATCGTGCGAGCCTTCATCAGCGAGATCG GGATCGAAGCCACTGACCTGTCCAGCCTGCTGGAGCAGTTCGAGAAGTCCGAAG CCAAGAAGGAGGAGGCTCCTGCGCAGCCCCCCGAGGACAGGCGGCCGGCGGGGAGCAGCGG gTCCGAGACGCAGCCGGAGAGGAAGCCCCCGGACGGCCTGCAGGCCTCGGAGCTGGCCAACGTGGCAG GGCTCACCCCCCCGGCGACGCCTCCCCACCAGCTCTGGAAGCCGCTGCCCGCCGTCTCGCTGCTGGCCAAGACCAAGTCACCCGTCTCCGTGCCGCAGGAGGGGAGCCAGAGGACCGCCAAGCTCACGAAAGCCAAGCCGCTGCCCCAGAGCAAGCTCCCGGGGAGGAtccccgtgcccacccccagccacGTGTGCTCAGGGGACCACGACTACTGCATCCCGGGCACGGCGCGGccggagagcagcagcagcagcagcgccggcACGCAGCCCCCCGCCACCGAGAGCGGCTCCCGCTGGAACGTCAAGCACCACCGGGACATCACCATCAAACCCATCTCCTCCTTAACCAAACGGACGCTGGACCAGCCCAAGgcggcccccgcccccgccaCCGCCGGGGGGCCCAGCCAGGAGCCCCCGGGGGCGGCCAGCCTAGCCCCCCTGGATTATCGGACTAGCGTCCCCAGCAAGGCCACCGCCGGGtgcagcagcccccccaccTCGGTGCTCCTGTCTCCAGCCGCGTCCCCCTGCCGGGACCAGGAGGTGCGGCCCCCCAGTGCCCAGCCCAGCCGTGCTGCTGCCAAGAGGTCCCTGCGCTGCTACCGGAGACCCCGGGACTCGCCCAGCCCCTCTGCCGGCAGCTGGAGGGCTGGCCGCAGCCGTGCCAGCCGCTCCTTCAGCTCCAGTTCGGACGGAGCTAGCGAGTCCTCATCTTcgtcctcatcctcatcctcccgCTCCCGGTCACGGTCGTTGTCCCCGCCGCACAAGCGGTGGCGAAG GTACCGCTCAAGATGTTCCCACAGCTCCTCCTCCCGCTCCAGCTGTGGGTCGTGTGGCAGGTCCCGGGACAGGTCCtcgtcctcctcttcctcctcctcctactcaTCCAGGTCCCCGACCCGCAGACagtcccggtcccggtccccctCTCCCCGCAGGAGGAGTAACAGGCGGAGACG ATACAGTTACGACGCACAGGACCACTACCAAAGGCAGAGGATCCTCCAGAAGGAACGTGCAATA GAGGAGCGGCGAGTCGTGTTCATCGGCAAGATACCCAGCAGGATGACGCGGTCGGAGCTGCGGCACCGCTTCTCGGTGTTCGGGGACATCGAGGAGTGCACCCTGCACTTCCGCTCCGAGGG GGACAACTACGGCTTCGTCACGTACCGCTACGCCGAGGAAGCCTTCGCCGCCATCGAGAGCGGGCACAAGCTGCGGCGCCCGGACGAGCAGCCCTTCGACCTGTGCTTCGGCGGCCGCCGGCAGTTCTGCAGGAGGAACTACGCCGACCTGG ACTCAAACCGGGAGGATTTCGACCCGGCCCCCGTCAAGAGCAAATTCGACTCCCTGGACTTCGACACGCTGCTGCGGCAGGCACAGCGCAGCCTCCGGAGGTAG